In Sulfitobacter sp. OXR-159, one DNA window encodes the following:
- a CDS encoding site-specific integrase, protein MTTHQAHLELRSTGFYWRRRVPAAAKNRFKPQFFCFPLRTHVPRDAAELARRLTAVSEICFKAEQQMPPEFMTEILVTYAQMEIELSDRLRALTGPRTREAGEAALALEGAARASLRDAIFLCDKSPALQPIRDTAERLGLVLDEAEDDFAILADKMVRTMIAVSEERERRAQGICNEQDANLAEALRRMSVPNLPLGGEAPRRSLEQTTPSTASPTQKPIVSTHPASSKEEQELTPAATDERSDRIEVLQQPEMPQEDASKTAEPALISIHNINGRSVKVRTGHLEQVRILDGTDPRVLDLWDDWFDDKMAGLTLNGAYVSKDAGKGARFRKSADTVRSTRKIVSDVFGDIRLSQTTNELWSKFNDLLLELPNTQGRSPKLRHLTCREFVEHERAEEGKRLLKAEQRISKEGLSGEEAEAVREKSRTKVISPRTFQRHQKYLSSPLDHAVEKGLISHNPFKPFVLGEEMIDDMRASLPETKRKTWTSEELAVLLSTEKWHSADTSIDDPIYWVPLIARLLGLRSEEILQLKPENVRCDNGIHFLDIERGTGQSIKSNNARRFVPVHSQLIELGFLELVEQQKQLGKTRIFSQVARSKCSSQNYTKTFTKKLTYYRKTRKAYASRQDLHSMRTTFNTECVGRSVPDTARRYLMGHRNDDVGITNYLPEGFPLATLKEYIEQEQLNLAMVTKRFGVAAQTPDGPRLATQNGIALSA, encoded by the coding sequence TTGACGACACATCAAGCCCATCTCGAACTCCGATCCACCGGTTTTTACTGGCGACGTCGCGTGCCCGCGGCTGCAAAAAATAGATTCAAACCGCAATTCTTCTGTTTTCCACTGCGAACGCATGTCCCCCGCGATGCCGCAGAGCTCGCCCGGCGACTAACCGCCGTCAGCGAAATCTGCTTCAAAGCGGAGCAGCAGATGCCCCCAGAGTTCATGACCGAGATTTTGGTCACCTATGCGCAAATGGAGATCGAGCTTTCTGATCGCTTGCGCGCGCTGACCGGCCCGCGCACGCGCGAAGCTGGCGAAGCCGCATTGGCGTTGGAGGGTGCTGCACGTGCGTCTTTGCGGGATGCGATTTTTCTTTGTGACAAGAGCCCAGCGCTTCAGCCTATTAGGGATACGGCAGAGCGACTTGGGCTTGTTCTCGACGAAGCAGAAGATGATTTTGCAATCTTAGCAGACAAAATGGTCCGGACCATGATTGCGGTCAGTGAAGAGCGTGAGCGTCGCGCGCAAGGCATCTGCAACGAACAGGATGCCAACTTAGCCGAGGCACTGCGTCGAATGAGCGTGCCAAACTTGCCGTTGGGAGGCGAGGCACCTCGCCGTTCCCTCGAACAAACTACACCTTCAACCGCGAGTCCAACGCAGAAACCTATCGTTTCTACGCACCCGGCTTCAAGCAAGGAAGAACAGGAGCTTACACCCGCTGCAACTGATGAACGGTCGGATCGTATTGAGGTCCTGCAACAGCCAGAAATGCCGCAAGAGGACGCCTCAAAGACAGCAGAGCCGGCGCTGATTTCCATTCACAACATCAATGGTCGATCGGTCAAAGTTCGGACAGGCCACTTGGAGCAAGTGCGGATCCTCGATGGGACTGATCCGCGCGTTCTGGATCTCTGGGATGATTGGTTTGATGACAAGATGGCAGGGCTCACTCTCAATGGGGCCTATGTAAGCAAAGACGCGGGTAAAGGCGCACGGTTCCGCAAGTCCGCTGATACAGTTCGGTCGACCCGTAAGATCGTTAGCGATGTATTCGGTGATATCCGGCTTTCTCAAACCACAAACGAACTATGGAGTAAGTTTAATGATCTTTTGCTTGAACTTCCCAATACCCAAGGTCGGTCCCCAAAGCTAAGGCATTTAACCTGCCGAGAGTTTGTTGAGCATGAGCGGGCTGAAGAGGGAAAGCGGCTGCTGAAAGCGGAGCAGCGTATCAGTAAAGAAGGGCTTTCGGGTGAGGAAGCGGAAGCCGTCCGCGAAAAATCAAGAACGAAGGTAATTTCGCCGCGCACGTTTCAGCGCCATCAAAAATATCTTTCTTCCCCCTTGGACCATGCGGTCGAAAAAGGGTTGATTTCGCACAACCCGTTCAAGCCCTTCGTGCTGGGAGAAGAAATGATTGATGACATGCGCGCTTCGCTTCCTGAGACCAAGCGGAAAACGTGGACGAGTGAAGAGCTTGCTGTTCTGCTTTCGACCGAGAAATGGCATTCAGCAGACACAAGTATTGATGATCCGATTTACTGGGTGCCCCTGATCGCACGTCTACTGGGCTTGCGCAGCGAGGAAATCTTGCAATTAAAGCCGGAGAATGTCCGTTGCGACAATGGCATTCACTTCCTCGACATCGAACGTGGGACAGGACAGTCGATCAAGAGCAATAACGCGCGTAGGTTCGTGCCGGTTCATAGCCAACTGATTGAGCTGGGTTTTCTTGAGCTCGTGGAGCAACAGAAACAGCTTGGCAAGACCCGTATTTTCTCTCAAGTGGCGCGGTCTAAATGCTCCAGTCAGAACTATACGAAGACATTTACTAAAAAGCTCACCTACTACCGAAAGACGCGCAAAGCCTATGCGAGCCGTCAGGATCTCCATTCTATGCGAACCACCTTTAATACCGAATGCGTGGGGCGTTCAGTTCCCGATACAGCGCGTCGCTACCTAATGGGCCATCGCAACGACGATGTCGGGATCACCAATTACCTGCCGGAAGGATTTCCACTCGCGACGCTCAAGGAATACATCGAGCAAGAGCAACTTAATTTGGCAATGGTCACAAAAAGGTTTGGGGTTGCGGCACAGACCCCGGATGGGCCGCGCCTTGCAACCCAGAACGGAATCGCACTGTCTGCTTAG